In Candidatus Acidiferrales bacterium, the genomic stretch ATTTCGCATTTGGTCGAGCAGCGATCTTACGGCGAGAAAGGAGAAGATGTCGGCGGAGGCGGAGCTGCCTTCGCATCGGTCGAAATGCGGGGCGATTTTCGTCTCACTGCCTATTGGAACCCTTCTATTGAGACAGATGACAGCGGCAGGGTAACGGTTCGATTCAAACTTCCGGACAACCTCACGCAATTCAAAATCATGGCAGTGGCGCAGACGAAAGAGTCCGAGTTCGGAAGAGGGAGCAGCACGTTCCGTGTGAATAAAGATTTTCTCCTGCAGGCGGCGCTTCCGCGATTCGCACGATTCGGTGATTCCTTTGAAGCAGGAGTGGTGGCGACAAATTACACCGAAACGCCGGGTCATGTTTCGCTGAGAGCGACTGCCACGGGTGAGGTGAAGCGGGGAGGAAAAGAAGTTGTCGATTTCGACCTCAAGCCCGGCGAAAGCAAGGAGATCAGATTTAGCTATACTGCGATCGGCATCGGATCGGCGCAATTCAATTTCCAGGGCGTGATGAAGAAGATAGACAGCACCATGGCATCCGGTGGTCCGGATTCGTTGTCGATGACCGACGGAATCACCCTGAAACTTCCCGTCGAGGTTCCGCGCATGAAAGAATCCGTGGCTCTATACGAGAGCACCACCGATTCCGCAAACCAGGCTTTGATTGTCCCAAGAGACATTTATGCGAATCTGGGTGAGCTCGAACTCACAACCGCTTCGACTGCGCTCGGAGGCTTGGAAGGAAGTGTCGATTATCTGTTCCAATACCCTTACGGTTGTCTCGAGCAGCAGATGTCCCGGATATTGCCGATAATTCTCGGCAAGGATATGGTGGACGCATTTCATCTGCCGATCCTTAAAGGGAGAGATGCCCACGCTGTTGCACAAAAAGGACTCGACGAGATCGGAGAATATCAAACCGGGAACGGAGGACTTTCAATCTGGAAAGGAGACCGATGGGATTATCCTTGTGTAACTGCATATACCCTATACGTTATGGCGGAGGCGAAGGCGCATGGCTACCGGATAGATCAGGAGGTAGCGAACAAAGTAATTGAGTACTGCAAGAATTTTCTGCACGCGACCTTCAATCAGAGTTCGCCATACGACATCCACGCCTGGTATGGGGTGAAATCGATGATGCTGTATGCTCTTGCATTGCACGCTCAAGCAGAACCTGCATATATGCAGCAGTTGTTCCTGCTTCGCGACGAACTTCCCATATTTGCCCGGGCACTCTTGTTGAAAGCCATTCATGCTTCAACAAAGAACGACCCGATGGAATCCGAGCTCGTCAGAAATTTGATGAATCAGATGAAGATAACCTCGACGACCGCTCACTTCGAAGAACCTGACTGGGAAGGTCTCGAGTGGATCTACAGCACGAATACGAGAACGACTGCGATCATACTTCAAGCATTGCTGGAAGTCGGATCGCGCGATCCGGTCCTGAGTAAAGTGGTACGCTGGATCATGCAGGAGCAGCGGGTCGGAAGATGGAGGTCGACGCAGGAAAATGTTTACGTGGTGGATGCATTGTCGACATACTTCCGAGCGTTTGAATCGGAGACGCCATATTTCAAAGCGACAATCTCTGTTGCCGGGAAACAAATTCTGCAGCAAATGTTTGAAGGCCGCAATCTTAACACGAACACTTCTACGCACAGCCTTGCTTCATTCAAGCCAGGCGAACAGCTTCCTGTGAGTGTCAAGAAACTTGGGGCCGGTATTCTTTACTACGGAGTCCGGATGAACTATTACCCGGTAAAAGATTCTATTCCGCGCGATGAAGGGATAGCTCTGCTCAAAACAATAACTCCATTGAGAGGCTCTATAAAAGGAGACGGCGGATATGATGCAGGGTCTTCGTTCAAGGTGACGCTGACTGTTGTTACTCCTCAAGAGAGAAACTTCGTGGTCGTCGACGATCCGCTCCCGGCCGGATTCGAAGCAGTTAATTTGAATTTTGAGACCGAGAGTTCAGAACTTGGCAGGCAGCTTGGAGAAGAGCAGAGCAGCGAGGACGAATACTGGTGGGGAGGATTCAACCACGTTGAGCAGAAAGACGACAGGGTTCTCCTCTTTGCCGATGCGCTTTTTGCCGGCGTTCACACTTATTCTTATATCGTCCGGGCGACCACCTATGGCACTTTTTCTATGCCTGCGACTTATGCCGAACAGATGTACGCGCCCGATGTGTTCGGACGGACAACATCGAAAACAATTGTGGTGAAATAACTGGAGATAATAGTTGCACGTAGTGATCAAAAACTTTTTGTGAGATGAATCTCTATAACATATCTCATAGAAGCTCTAAATAAGGAAATAGCTATGTTCAAGGTGATGGCTTTCTTGGTTGCTTCGCTTGTCACATTCAGCGGTCTCATCGCGCAAATTACCGGAACACTTCTTGGACACGATGGGAAGTCGATGGCAGCTGCGAATATCGTCCTCACAAAACTTGGGAGCCGCAATCCCGACACAGCGGTGATCGCGGACAAGGACGGGAAATACTGCATCAAGGCAAGTTCACCTGGTATCTGGATGCTCACCTTCGCGGGTGTGAGTCACAACAGCCATCAGGTGGCGATTTATTTGGACAAGCCGGCCGAGATTCATCTCGATGTGCGACTTCAAACCTATGAATATGTCGATAGTCTCGATAAGGTAGGCGTCGAAGGTGATTTCAATAACTACAACATCCCCAATCCCACACCGATGCACCGGCAGCCGGATGGAACGTACACTGCCGAAATTGAAACGAAAGCGGATTCAATCATATACGAACTAGTCGGCATCACGAAGAACGGTCATACAATAAACGGAACACAAAGCGAAAGAACTGCTTACGATTGGCAGGGTGATTACTGGTCAGTCTTGACTCCATCAAACGGGAAGGTCAAGATCGTATTCGATCCGGCAAAACTTGTGAGATCGAATGAGCCGGTCAAGGTCGCATTTGCAGATACGCAATCGTTGGCAGCCCGGTTTGCCACCATCTACGGAGAGATGCAAGATGAACAGTCCGAGTTCTACAATGCGTTCAATAACTTTAGGAAGACTGGAAAAGACTTAGGGGAATTCAAATATGACTGGTCGAAATCGATCTCTGTCATCCGGGATCGTCTCGATAGTGAAACGAATGAGCTGCTGCGTCAAGAATTACTTTTGCGCTATCTCAATTTATCGGGGGTGGGTGTCGAAGTTGATACAAATTTGATCATGATCGTTCTCAAGGTCGACTCCGCATCTTCTCCTATCTGGCAGCTCGATCCGGGTCTTTACAGGTACAAAGATCCATACGGCTTCGCAAAATCAATGGCGCTTTTCAACGAATTTATGTTTGCGAGGCTGGTGATCTACGATAGCGCGAAAGCATTGAAATACTACAACTTACTTATCAACCAATACGGGGATATGCCTTACGGCAAAATGGCTGAAAGGTTTTCTCCGATCAGCAGGATCCGAGTACGTGCCCATGTGCCTGCTTTTTCCATCGCTTCACTTGAAGATTCCACAAAAATGTTCACGAACGAATCTTTCAGGGGGAAGTATTATATGATAGACTTCTGGGCGACATGGTGCGGGCCGTGTGTAGGCGAGATGGAAGCTCTTCACAAAGCATACGCGAAATTCAAAGACAAGAACTTCGTGATATTGAGTGTTTCTTTCGACGCGTCTCCTCAGGACGTGCTGAAGTTTCGCCAGGACAAATGGCAGATGCCATGGCTTCACGCATTCGCAGACCAGGGCTTCGACAGCAAAATGGCGAAGGATTTTGAAACCATCGGAATCCCGCACCCTATTCTTGTTGACACAGCCGGTACGATAGTGGCGACGGAAGAAGATTTGCGCGGCGAGAGTCTTGAGAAGACGCTTGAGAAATATTTAGGAAAATAGGAGGAACGGAGCTGCTTCGCGGAGGTGTAAAAGCTATGGTATCATGACCTCCACGAGGAAAATCAAATGTATCAACGCGGAGATGCCTATGAAAACAATTAAAGAAGGGCAGTTCGTTGACATGTTGAAAGGGTCTGGGATTGAAATTGATCTCCGATATCCTCAGTCGTCAGACTTGTCTTACGGCACTTACGACTATTCTCGTTTTTGGCTAGTTCCTCAGGAAGCTCGCAGAATCCCATACTTTGTAAAAACTATTATCGAATCAATCGATGAGTGGCAATTTGTCCACATATGGAAACATAGGGGGAGTTGGACAACGAAGATAAAAGGTGAACGGATAAATGATGATCTCCAGTCGATAATCTTTGCCGGGATAGGAATTCCGGATGCTACAGCAGATATAATTCTTCTAGATCGGAATGAATCTACCAGACTTATTGCGTTAATGTTTAATCAATTGGTATTTGGATGGGGCGTACAGGATGATATTTACATTATTCCGGATCATAGAAATGCTATAGTCAAAACAAGCCATCATAACGTGATTCACACGGAATTTCCGACTGAGACTCTATTGAACAAATTCATAGACTCAATGACCAAAGAAGGCTTCGATCTGCCGCGTGATATTCCCGATGCGACATTCAAAAGACCGAAATGGATGAAATCTAAAAATGGCTGACAGGATTTCCCGAAATCACGCGTGGCAATTGACAGTAGGGGCACTTCTGGCTGCTCTTATTATCTCCATTTTCATTCCCATCCCTGCTGACCGGCTGTCTCCATTGCCGGTGGTGTCTCTCAGGATTACAGATCGAAATGGAGTTACGCTGCGCGAGGTTCTGTCCGATCAGGAAGGTCGTGCATATTGGCTGCGCTGGAATGAGATTCCGCCGAATCTGGTGAAGGCAACAGTCGCGGTCGAGGATTCACGCTTCTACGTGCATCCCGGCATCGACCCGATTTCAATTCTAAGGGCGACCTACCAGGATTTAAGATCCCTGCGATTTGTCTCCGGCGGCTCAACAATAACGCAGCAAGTGGTCAGGAATATATATCACATTCCTCATTCCATTTTCGGGAAGATCATAGAGGCATGGTACGCACTCCGCCTCGAGAGGACGTTGTCGAAACAGGAGATACTGCTCCAGTATTTCAACCGCGTCCCTTACGGCAACGGGACATTCGGTGCAGAAGCTGCGTCGCGTTTGTACTTCGACAAGCCGGCCAGTCATCTTTCTCTTGCCGAAGCGGCTTTCATGGCTTCGCTTCCGAATTCTCCGTCGGTCAGCAACCCATATCGCTCGATGCGCCGCGCACTTGAAAGGAAGCAATTCATTCTCAAGAGAATGTATGTGGAAAAAGTAATCGACGAGAATGAGTATGATGAAGCCGCTGCCGAGCCGATAAACGTCGTCGAGCCACAACGACACTTCCGCGCACCTCATTTCACCGAGATGGTCTTGAAAGCAATCCCCGAAGAAAAACGGCCGACCGTTTCTGTGGTGCGGACGACGCTCGATTACGATGTTCAAAATGCCGTGGAGGCATTCTTGAGAGGCCATATCGCGTCGCTTCGCCGCAAGCATGTAACAAACGGATCAGTTATTGTGCTTGATAATTCTTCGGGAGACGTGATTGCTCTCGCCGGTTCGGTTGACTTTTTCGATTCGACGCACGACGGTCAGGTGAACGGCGCGCTTTCACTCAGGCAGCCAGGCTCAACGCTCAAGCCATTTACGTACGGCATTGCACTAGAAAGCGGACTGACTCCATCAGATATTCTTCCCGACTTGCCATATTCGGTCGGTGGAGAAGATGTGGCGGGAGCACGATTCAGTCCCGAAAACTATGATAAAAAATTTCACGGCCCGGTTCGGGTGAGAACGGCTCTGGCGTGTTCGTACAACGTGCCTGCCATCCGGGTTGTGGAAAGAGTGGGAGTCGATGCACTTCTAAATCGGCTGCACGACGCGGGTTTCGCTTCGCTCGACAGGCCCGCTTCTTACTACGGGTTTGCACTTACGCTCGGAGATGGGGAAGTGACATTGCTGGAGCTCGCACGAGCCTACTCTGCGCTTGCAAGGGGTGGGATTTTTCGGAATGAGAGGATAATTATTGACGAGCGAGATCTGTCCGGCGATACGACGCGTTTCGCAAAATCCGACAGTGATGTCCAGGTTTTTTCTCCTCAGGTCTCTTACATACTCACGAATATGCTCAGCGACAACGATGCGCGGATCCCGGCTTTCGGGGTTGATTCGCCGATAAATTTCCCGTTTGAATGCGCCGCGAAGACCGGAACATCTAAAGACTACAAGGATAACTGGACTATCGGATTTACTCCACGGTGGACAGTTGGTGTCTGGGTTGGGAATTTCGACGGCAAGCCGATGAGGAAGGCCTCGGGAATAACTGGTGCCGGTCCGCTGTTCCATGATATCATGCTTTACCTTGAACAGCGCGGAACAGGCGGAGATTTTCGACGTCCCCCCGGCCTTGTTGAGATGAACGTGTGTCCGGCTTCCGGACTCTTACCGAACAAAAACTGTCCAGGCACGATGAGAGAAATTTTTATCGAGGGTACCGAGCCGATGGACAGCTGCGATGTGCACAGGCTTTACAAGATTGACCGGCGCACGGGCACACTTGCGGATGCATCCACGCCAAAGCAATTCACCGGAATGAAGCTTTTCGAAGTTTTTCCGCCGGTTTTCGACGAATGGGCATCGGAAGAAAAAATTCCGAGACCGATCCACAAAGCGGATATGCGACATATCGTGATGAACGACCGAGGCATCGTTGATCCCGGTGAAAGCGAGCACGCTTCAAAATCGGCCGACCCGGATTTCGCGATTACACTTCCCGAAGACGGCGCGATCTACAAGATTGATCCGGTCCTTCGCCGCGAATTCCAGACAATCAAGGTTACTATCGCTGCCGGCGTGCCGTACCATGATGTCGAGCTTGTTGTGGACGGAAAAGTTCTAGACCGGCATCTAGGTTCCAGTTCATACAATTGGAGTTTAGAGGAGGGTGAGCATTCGTTTCAACTCATCGGCGAAAAGGACGGAAAAATTGTCAAGAGTAAGGTGGTACACGTAAGGGTATTCTCGTAGGCACGCGTGAGCTCCGCACGCTCCGAAAAGAGGCCTATCTTTGTTTGAACGCGTCGAATCGGATTGTCACAACGGTTCCTTTTCCCCGATGGCTGTCTATTGTGATTGCACCGCTGTGTTCCTGTACTATTCTTTGAGTAACGGCAAGCCCCAGTCCTGTTCCTTTGCCGGGTTCTTTTGTTGTGAAAAAAGGCGTGAACAGTTTCCCGAGATTTTCAGGCGTTATTCCTTCGCCCGTGTCCTCTATGGCGATGGCCACCTTTTTTGCGCTTCCTTCCTCTGTCGAAGTTTTTATCAGAAGCATTCCGCCCTTGTTCATCGCCTGGTAAGCATTGATGATGATGTTCAGGAAAACCTGATACAGGAGTGCTGGGTCTCCATAGACTTTCGGCAAATCATTTTCGAAAGCTGTTTTTATCTCGATTCCGTTTTTTGAAAATTGGAGCCGTACAAATTCGAGAACATTAGCGAT encodes the following:
- a CDS encoding thioredoxin-like domain-containing protein, whose translation is MFKVMAFLVASLVTFSGLIAQITGTLLGHDGKSMAAANIVLTKLGSRNPDTAVIADKDGKYCIKASSPGIWMLTFAGVSHNSHQVAIYLDKPAEIHLDVRLQTYEYVDSLDKVGVEGDFNNYNIPNPTPMHRQPDGTYTAEIETKADSIIYELVGITKNGHTINGTQSERTAYDWQGDYWSVLTPSNGKVKIVFDPAKLVRSNEPVKVAFADTQSLAARFATIYGEMQDEQSEFYNAFNNFRKTGKDLGEFKYDWSKSISVIRDRLDSETNELLRQELLLRYLNLSGVGVEVDTNLIMIVLKVDSASSPIWQLDPGLYRYKDPYGFAKSMALFNEFMFARLVIYDSAKALKYYNLLINQYGDMPYGKMAERFSPISRIRVRAHVPAFSIASLEDSTKMFTNESFRGKYYMIDFWATWCGPCVGEMEALHKAYAKFKDKNFVILSVSFDASPQDVLKFRQDKWQMPWLHAFADQGFDSKMAKDFETIGIPHPILVDTAGTIVATEEDLRGESLEKTLEKYLGK
- the pbpC gene encoding penicillin-binding protein 1C produces the protein MADRISRNHAWQLTVGALLAALIISIFIPIPADRLSPLPVVSLRITDRNGVTLREVLSDQEGRAYWLRWNEIPPNLVKATVAVEDSRFYVHPGIDPISILRATYQDLRSLRFVSGGSTITQQVVRNIYHIPHSIFGKIIEAWYALRLERTLSKQEILLQYFNRVPYGNGTFGAEAASRLYFDKPASHLSLAEAAFMASLPNSPSVSNPYRSMRRALERKQFILKRMYVEKVIDENEYDEAAAEPINVVEPQRHFRAPHFTEMVLKAIPEEKRPTVSVVRTTLDYDVQNAVEAFLRGHIASLRRKHVTNGSVIVLDNSSGDVIALAGSVDFFDSTHDGQVNGALSLRQPGSTLKPFTYGIALESGLTPSDILPDLPYSVGGEDVAGARFSPENYDKKFHGPVRVRTALACSYNVPAIRVVERVGVDALLNRLHDAGFASLDRPASYYGFALTLGDGEVTLLELARAYSALARGGIFRNERIIIDERDLSGDTTRFAKSDSDVQVFSPQVSYILTNMLSDNDARIPAFGVDSPINFPFECAAKTGTSKDYKDNWTIGFTPRWTVGVWVGNFDGKPMRKASGITGAGPLFHDIMLYLEQRGTGGDFRRPPGLVEMNVCPASGLLPNKNCPGTMREIFIEGTEPMDSCDVHRLYKIDRRTGTLADASTPKQFTGMKLFEVFPPVFDEWASEEKIPRPIHKADMRHIVMNDRGIVDPGESEHASKSADPDFAITLPEDGAIYKIDPVLRREFQTIKVTIAAGVPYHDVELVVDGKVLDRHLGSSSYNWSLEEGEHSFQLIGEKDGKIVKSKVVHVRVFS